The following are encoded in a window of Arthrobacter woluwensis genomic DNA:
- a CDS encoding glycoside hydrolase family 32 protein, translated as MRFETPDRRPVLHYTAASTWLNDPNGLIYHHGLYHLYYQNNPFGNVWGNMSWGHATSVDLVHWDEHAVAIPCEDGEAIFSGSAVFDARNTSRLGTAEQPPLVAIYTSAYEAPHPLAGRQAQSLAYSLDGGFTWTKFAGNPVLDRASSDFRDPKVIRCQDPAGDFWLLVAVEALERKVVLYRSENLRDWEFLSEFGPANAIGGVWECPDLFPLPDPERPGRQKWVLLVNLNPGGVAGGSGGQYFVGDFDGVRFTPDHGSLLAEGPVDADGPASDVSPARRLADCLWLDHGRDCYATVSFDSAPGEGRVLIGWMSNWDYAVQTPTDPWRSGMTLARRAALVSTPDGLRLAQQPVLPESGAGQRLQRARDVALEPGEPFALADFPDDAAQRIRLAVRPDAAPLTLRLFDDGERAAVVRYSPEEGVLSLDRRSSGDVAFHEKFASVERVRVAPSDGVLRLDIILDRGSVEIFAQDGLVVLTDLVFRGPGQVGASLTGGAGAVLDSLEVDLLS; from the coding sequence GTGAGGTTCGAGACTCCGGACCGCCGCCCCGTCCTGCACTACACGGCGGCGAGCACCTGGCTCAATGATCCCAACGGCCTCATTTACCACCACGGGCTCTACCACCTCTACTACCAGAACAACCCGTTCGGGAACGTCTGGGGCAACATGTCCTGGGGCCACGCCACGTCCGTCGATCTGGTGCACTGGGACGAGCACGCCGTCGCCATCCCCTGCGAGGACGGCGAGGCCATCTTCTCCGGCAGCGCCGTGTTCGACGCGCGGAACACCAGTCGGCTCGGCACCGCCGAGCAGCCGCCCCTCGTGGCGATCTACACGAGCGCCTACGAGGCGCCCCACCCCCTGGCCGGGCGTCAGGCGCAGTCTCTCGCCTACAGCCTCGACGGCGGTTTCACGTGGACCAAGTTCGCCGGCAATCCGGTGCTGGACCGGGCCTCCAGCGACTTCCGGGACCCCAAGGTCATCCGCTGCCAGGATCCCGCCGGTGACTTCTGGCTCCTCGTGGCGGTCGAGGCGCTGGAGAGGAAAGTGGTCCTCTATCGCTCGGAGAACCTGCGGGACTGGGAGTTCCTGAGCGAGTTCGGGCCGGCCAACGCCATCGGCGGCGTCTGGGAGTGCCCCGACCTCTTCCCGCTCCCGGACCCTGAGCGTCCGGGCCGGCAGAAGTGGGTCCTCCTCGTGAACCTGAACCCCGGCGGCGTGGCGGGCGGCTCCGGCGGCCAGTACTTCGTGGGGGACTTCGACGGCGTGCGCTTCACCCCCGACCACGGGTCCCTCCTGGCCGAAGGCCCCGTGGACGCGGACGGCCCTGCCTCGGACGTGTCCCCGGCGCGCCGCCTCGCGGACTGCCTCTGGCTGGACCACGGGCGCGACTGCTACGCGACCGTCTCCTTCGACAGCGCCCCCGGCGAGGGCCGCGTCCTGATCGGCTGGATGAGCAATTGGGACTACGCCGTCCAGACGCCCACGGACCCGTGGCGCTCCGGGATGACGCTCGCGCGGCGGGCCGCCCTGGTCTCCACGCCGGACGGCCTGCGGCTCGCCCAGCAGCCGGTCCTTCCCGAGTCCGGCGCGGGTCAGCGTCTTCAGCGGGCCCGGGACGTCGCTCTGGAACCGGGCGAACCCTTCGCGTTGGCGGACTTCCCCGACGACGCCGCGCAGCGCATCCGCCTGGCGGTCCGGCCGGACGCCGCCCCCCTCACCCTGCGCCTGTTCGACGACGGCGAGCGGGCCGCCGTCGTCCGCTACTCGCCGGAGGAGGGGGTGCTCAGCCTGGACCGCCGGAGCAGCGGCGACGTCGCCTTCCACGAGAAGTTCGCGTCCGTGGAGCGGGTCAGGGTCGCCCCGAGCGACGGTGTTCTGCGGCTCGACATCATCCTGGACCGCGGTTCGGTGGAGATCTTCGCCCAGGACGGCCTCGTCGTCCTGACGGATCTGGTGTTCCGAGGACCGGGCCAGGTGGGGGCGTCCCTCACGGGCGGCGCGGGCGCGGTGTTGGATTCGCTGGAGGTGGACCTCCTGAGCTGA
- the hpt gene encoding hypoxanthine phosphoribosyltransferase — MDSQDVQADLKEILLTKEEIQQRITELAAQIDKDYEGRDLLIVGVLKGAVMVMADLARALHSHVTMDWMAVSSYGSGTQSSGVVRIIKDLETDLLGKHVLIVEDIIDSGLTLSWLKANLESRGPASVEICTMLRKPDAAKVEIDVKYVGKDIPNEFVVGYGLDYAEKYRNLDFVGSLAPHVYE, encoded by the coding sequence GTGGATTCGCAGGACGTCCAGGCAGATCTCAAGGAAATTCTTCTCACCAAGGAGGAGATCCAGCAGCGCATCACGGAACTCGCCGCTCAGATCGACAAGGATTACGAAGGGCGCGATCTGCTGATCGTGGGTGTGCTGAAGGGCGCCGTCATGGTCATGGCGGACCTGGCGAGGGCGCTGCACAGCCACGTGACCATGGACTGGATGGCCGTGTCGTCCTACGGCTCCGGCACGCAGTCCTCCGGCGTCGTCCGCATCATCAAGGACCTCGAGACGGACCTGCTGGGCAAGCACGTCCTGATCGTCGAGGACATCATCGACTCCGGCCTGACCCTCTCCTGGCTCAAGGCGAACCTGGAGTCCCGTGGCCCCGCGAGCGTGGAGATCTGCACCATGCTGCGCAAGCCGGATGCCGCCAAGGTCGAGATCGACGTCAAGTACGTCGGCAAGGACATCCCCAACGAGTTCGTGGTGGGCTACGGCCTCGACTACGCCGAGAAGTACCGCAACCTGGACTTCGTGGGCAGCCTGGCCCCGCACGTCTACGAGTAG
- the tilS gene encoding tRNA lysidine(34) synthetase TilS: MSEAEFPPAPAQGVTTAVPGSVDAAGTAPSASSSVRPAAGDPESAGADADASSAPGTRPRGRRSKGRLAPVLGTARLHLRQALEGEGYLPRNMARGQQAKDAAGDGPLRVLVALSGGPDSLALAAATAFYARGGMFEAGAVVVDHQLQEGSAEVARRAADQARELGLDPVRVVAVTVPDTGDGPEASARAVRHEALEAAARDAGAQVVLLGHTLDDQAEQVLLALARGSGTRALSGIPRRRDFSGGSYLRPFLDLRREDTEAVCEAEGLETWQDPSNADPAFARSRVRTVVLPFLEQQLGPGVAESLHRSAHILAADAAYLDAEADRHFAALAVIREDGALELPEQGLRDLPEALRVRVVALAVTALGGSPSYERLQAAVALLKRQGSAGPVQLPGKVSVHRLPRPKGARRGGGEYGKLVLRSTGGRAADAGLTGQG; this comes from the coding sequence GTGTCTGAGGCGGAGTTCCCGCCGGCTCCCGCGCAAGGCGTCACGACCGCTGTGCCCGGCTCGGTGGACGCCGCCGGCACCGCACCCTCCGCGTCCTCCTCTGTCCGGCCCGCCGCCGGAGACCCTGAGTCCGCCGGGGCTGATGCCGACGCGTCCTCCGCCCCTGGCACCCGGCCCCGCGGACGCCGCAGCAAGGGGCGGCTCGCGCCGGTCCTGGGGACGGCCCGCCTGCACCTGCGTCAGGCGCTGGAGGGCGAAGGATACCTGCCGAGGAATATGGCGCGTGGTCAGCAGGCCAAGGATGCCGCAGGTGACGGGCCTCTGCGGGTGCTCGTCGCTCTCAGTGGCGGCCCCGATTCCCTCGCCTTGGCCGCCGCGACGGCTTTCTATGCCCGAGGCGGTATGTTCGAGGCCGGTGCCGTCGTGGTGGATCATCAGCTGCAGGAAGGGTCCGCCGAGGTCGCCCGGCGTGCGGCGGACCAGGCGCGGGAGCTCGGTCTGGACCCCGTCCGGGTGGTCGCCGTGACGGTCCCGGACACGGGGGACGGTCCCGAAGCCTCGGCCCGGGCCGTGCGGCATGAAGCCCTGGAAGCGGCCGCCCGTGACGCCGGCGCCCAGGTGGTCCTGCTCGGCCACACCCTGGACGACCAGGCCGAACAGGTCCTCCTCGCCCTCGCCCGCGGTTCCGGGACTCGCGCGCTGTCGGGCATCCCCCGCCGTCGGGACTTCTCCGGCGGGAGCTACCTGCGGCCGTTCCTGGACCTGCGCCGCGAGGACACGGAAGCCGTGTGCGAGGCGGAGGGGCTGGAGACCTGGCAGGACCCGAGCAACGCCGATCCCGCCTTCGCGCGCTCCCGCGTGCGGACCGTGGTGCTGCCCTTCCTGGAGCAGCAGCTAGGACCCGGCGTCGCGGAGTCGCTGCACCGCTCGGCCCACATCCTCGCGGCGGACGCCGCCTACCTGGACGCCGAGGCCGACCGGCACTTCGCCGCACTGGCGGTGATTCGTGAGGACGGCGCCCTCGAGCTTCCCGAGCAGGGGCTCCGCGACCTTCCGGAGGCGCTGCGTGTGAGAGTCGTCGCACTCGCGGTGACCGCGCTCGGCGGTTCGCCGAGCTATGAAAGGCTCCAGGCCGCCGTCGCACTCCTGAAACGACAGGGAAGCGCGGGTCCCGTGCAGCTGCCGGGCAAGGTGAGCGTGCATCGCCTGCCGAGGCCCAAAGGGGCGCGCAGGGGCGGCGGGGAGTATGGGAAACTGGTGCTCAGGAGTACCGGGGGTCGCGCGGCAGACGCGGGACTGACAGGCCAAGGCTAG
- a CDS encoding zinc-dependent metalloprotease, producing MSSQSTPALIDWNLAAATAARLAPAGPRLRPAEIAAAVEDIRAKADASVEHVHRITGLEAARDLRDSQVLVVDRAGWSKANTQGFAAMMTPALHAFRERLAKDMTPGGAKVGGAITGAQMGSVLAFLSSKVLGQYEPFSAHLNQGEGQAGRLLLVAPNIVEIERQLGVDPDDFRLWVCLHEQTHRVQFAAAPWLAGFMMEQIGQLSGSLVDNAGSFLERASRAVVSLKEERQDPDAPKGSITDLLQGPEEKAIMSRLTGIMSLLEGHANVVMDAVDADVVPSVRTIRQRFSARGKDRGVVEKFFRRLLGLDAKMRQYTDGARFVRAVVDRVGMEGFNKVWERPENLPTEAEIHDADTWLVRMGLAGGV from the coding sequence ATGAGCTCTCAGTCCACACCCGCACTCATCGACTGGAACCTGGCCGCGGCCACCGCGGCGCGGCTCGCACCGGCAGGCCCCCGATTGCGGCCGGCCGAGATCGCCGCCGCGGTGGAGGACATCCGGGCCAAGGCGGACGCCTCGGTGGAGCATGTCCACCGCATCACCGGTCTCGAAGCCGCCCGGGATCTGCGGGACTCCCAGGTCCTCGTGGTGGACCGGGCCGGCTGGTCCAAGGCCAACACGCAGGGCTTCGCGGCCATGATGACGCCGGCCCTGCACGCGTTCCGGGAGCGGCTGGCCAAGGACATGACCCCTGGCGGCGCGAAGGTGGGCGGGGCGATCACCGGGGCGCAGATGGGTTCGGTGCTGGCCTTCCTCTCCAGCAAGGTCCTCGGCCAGTACGAGCCGTTCTCCGCCCATCTGAACCAGGGTGAGGGCCAGGCGGGACGTCTCCTCCTGGTCGCGCCGAACATCGTGGAGATCGAACGACAGCTGGGGGTGGACCCGGACGACTTCCGCCTCTGGGTGTGCCTGCACGAACAGACCCATCGCGTGCAGTTCGCCGCGGCGCCGTGGCTGGCCGGCTTCATGATGGAGCAGATCGGTCAGCTGAGCGGCTCCCTGGTGGACAACGCCGGGTCCTTCCTCGAACGGGCCTCCCGCGCCGTGGTGTCCCTGAAGGAGGAACGCCAGGACCCGGACGCCCCCAAGGGCTCGATCACGGACCTGCTGCAGGGCCCGGAGGAGAAGGCGATCATGTCGCGCCTCACCGGCATCATGAGCCTGCTGGAAGGCCACGCCAATGTGGTCATGGACGCGGTCGACGCCGACGTCGTGCCCAGTGTCCGCACCATCCGGCAGCGGTTCAGTGCGCGCGGCAAGGACCGCGGCGTGGTGGAGAAGTTCTTCCGGCGTCTGCTCGGTCTGGACGCCAAGATGCGGCAGTACACGGACGGCGCGCGCTTCGTCCGCGCCGTGGTGGACCGCGTGGGGATGGAGGGCTTCAACAAGGTCTGGGAACGCCCCGAGAACCTCCCCACCGAGGCCGAGATCCACGACGCCGACACTTGGCTCGTGCGCATGGGGCTCGCCGGCGGTGTCTGA
- the dacB gene encoding D-alanyl-D-alanine carboxypeptidase/D-alanyl-D-alanine endopeptidase encodes MSRVARAAGSALLVLVLLALIVPLGFHWSGASFPAMPGPAVSTPPWQLPPSTPAPQSGSLRSGAPQPSSSALSALLAKTLVPDGAGSFSAQVLDAETGAVLYSRTAGEARTPASNMKLLTAAAALQALGPDSRFTTEVVRTGPSSLTIRGGGDVLLTAGTSQPDEIMGHAGLATLATRTVAQLRAAGVKGKVSVAGDDGLFSGPALNPAVDPGDVEAGETAPVAPMALNSARTDPDVLTGPRPQDQTATVVKAFLAALTTAGATGGSPLTFVAGGKAGSGEVLAGVESATVAEQVSWMLQHSDNFLTDVLGRMVAVKSGRPGSYAGAIAAVRSELDQLGLDTRGMVIADLSGLSAANRVSPAQFAALIRLMTTGSNAALRSALDGFPVAGLSGTLNARYGDASSRGGAGLVRAKTGTLNTVLSLSGYVVDADGRLLVFSFIGNGLTPGAAGNKAALDDSATVLAGCGCR; translated from the coding sequence ATGAGCAGGGTGGCGCGCGCCGCGGGTTCGGCACTCCTGGTCCTGGTGCTGCTGGCCCTGATCGTCCCCCTCGGATTCCACTGGTCCGGCGCCTCGTTCCCGGCCATGCCGGGGCCCGCCGTCAGCACCCCGCCCTGGCAGCTGCCGCCCTCGACCCCGGCCCCGCAGAGTGGCTCCTTGCGCTCCGGGGCGCCGCAGCCGTCGTCGTCCGCGCTGTCCGCCCTGCTCGCCAAGACCCTGGTGCCCGACGGCGCGGGGAGCTTCTCCGCCCAGGTCCTGGACGCGGAGACGGGGGCGGTGCTGTATTCACGCACCGCGGGCGAGGCTCGCACTCCGGCGTCCAATATGAAACTCCTGACCGCGGCGGCGGCGCTCCAGGCTCTCGGCCCGGACAGCCGCTTCACGACCGAGGTCGTCCGCACGGGTCCGTCCTCCCTGACGATCCGGGGCGGGGGAGACGTGCTGCTCACCGCGGGCACTTCGCAGCCGGACGAGATCATGGGCCACGCCGGACTGGCGACCCTCGCCACCCGCACGGTCGCGCAGCTGCGGGCGGCCGGGGTGAAGGGCAAGGTGTCGGTGGCGGGCGACGACGGGCTGTTCAGCGGCCCGGCGCTGAACCCTGCCGTGGACCCGGGCGACGTCGAGGCGGGGGAGACCGCTCCCGTCGCACCGATGGCGCTGAACTCCGCCCGCACGGACCCCGATGTGCTCACCGGACCGCGCCCGCAGGATCAGACCGCCACCGTGGTCAAGGCGTTCCTGGCCGCGCTCACCACGGCGGGCGCGACCGGCGGGAGCCCTCTCACCTTCGTGGCCGGCGGCAAGGCCGGGTCGGGCGAGGTCCTGGCCGGCGTGGAGTCCGCCACGGTCGCCGAACAGGTGTCCTGGATGCTCCAGCACTCGGACAACTTCCTGACCGACGTCCTGGGGCGGATGGTCGCCGTGAAGTCCGGCCGTCCCGGAAGTTATGCCGGCGCGATCGCGGCCGTCCGGAGTGAACTCGATCAGCTCGGACTGGACACACGCGGCATGGTGATCGCGGACCTGAGTGGGCTGTCGGCCGCCAACCGGGTGAGCCCCGCCCAGTTCGCGGCGCTGATCCGGCTCATGACGACCGGTTCCAACGCCGCCCTGCGCTCCGCGCTGGACGGATTCCCGGTGGCGGGCCTCAGCGGAACCCTCAACGCCCGCTACGGAGACGCCTCCAGCAGGGGCGGCGCAGGCCTTGTCCGGGCGAAGACCGGCACGCTCAACACCGTGCTGAGCCTCTCCGGCTACGTGGTGGACGCGGACGGCAGGCTCCTGGTCTTCTCCTTCATCGGCAACGGCCTCACCCCGGGCGCGGCCGGGAACAAGGCCGCCCTCGACGACTCGGCGACCGTGCTGGCCGGCTGCGGCTGCCGCTGA
- a CDS encoding inorganic diphosphatase — MKHDVTIEIPRGSRVKYEVDHETGRVRLDRVLFTSMQYPTHYGFFDDTLGEDGDPLDALVYYPDVDLFPGIVMEARPIAIFNMEDEAGGDAKVVCVPADKRFDHLQEIGDLDEFLIKEIEHFFTRYKDLEPGKWVKAAGWSDRAAAEAELQASIERFQAQGH; from the coding sequence ATGAAGCACGACGTCACGATCGAGATCCCGCGCGGCTCCCGCGTCAAGTACGAAGTGGACCACGAGACCGGCCGCGTCCGCCTGGACCGCGTCCTCTTCACCTCGATGCAGTACCCCACCCACTACGGTTTCTTCGACGACACCCTGGGTGAGGACGGCGACCCGCTGGACGCCCTGGTGTACTACCCGGATGTGGACCTGTTCCCCGGCATCGTCATGGAAGCCCGCCCGATCGCCATCTTCAACATGGAGGACGAGGCCGGCGGCGATGCCAAGGTCGTCTGCGTGCCGGCCGACAAGCGCTTCGACCACCTGCAGGAGATCGGCGATCTGGACGAGTTCCTGATCAAGGAGATCGAGCACTTCTTCACCCGCTACAAGGACCTCGAGCCGGGCAAGTGGGTCAAGGCCGCCGGCTGGTCGGACCGCGCCGCCGCCGAGGCCGAGCTCCAGGCCTCCATCGAGCGTTTCCAGGCCCAGGGCCACTGA
- a CDS encoding HAD family hydrolase, whose amino-acid sequence MTILTEHAVADIEDQQQNPTAHLIALDVDGTLVDHDGHMSPGVREAAQAVVAAGHQVIIATGRSLNATLPIVELIGLTEGYVVCCNGGVTLRLDPTLADGYEVIHRETFDPAPALTALRKRLPVAKYALEDSEGRFLSTERFQDASFGVEATAVDFHEMLEAEAVRVVVFSSENTSEDFTEAIAGIGLSGVTYSVGWTAWLDIAAAGVTKASALERLRESLGWDATRTLAMGDGRNDVEMLAWAARGVAMGQAPEEVRAVADEITASVDDDGAARVLRSLLA is encoded by the coding sequence ATGACCATTTTGACTGAACATGCAGTCGCTGACATCGAAGATCAGCAGCAGAATCCCACCGCCCACCTCATCGCCCTGGACGTCGACGGCACCCTCGTGGACCACGACGGCCACATGTCACCCGGCGTCCGCGAAGCCGCCCAGGCCGTCGTCGCCGCAGGTCATCAGGTGATCATCGCGACCGGCCGTTCCCTCAACGCCACCCTTCCGATCGTCGAGCTCATCGGCCTCACCGAAGGGTACGTGGTGTGCTGCAACGGCGGCGTCACGCTCCGCCTGGATCCCACCCTGGCCGACGGGTACGAAGTCATCCACCGTGAGACCTTCGACCCTGCCCCGGCCCTGACCGCCCTCCGCAAGCGCCTGCCCGTCGCGAAGTACGCCCTGGAGGACTCGGAAGGCCGGTTCCTCTCCACCGAGCGCTTCCAGGACGCCAGCTTCGGGGTCGAGGCCACCGCCGTCGACTTCCACGAGATGCTCGAGGCGGAAGCCGTCCGCGTGGTGGTCTTCAGCTCCGAGAACACGTCTGAGGACTTCACCGAGGCGATCGCCGGCATCGGCCTGAGCGGCGTCACGTACTCGGTCGGCTGGACGGCGTGGCTGGACATCGCCGCGGCCGGCGTCACCAAGGCCAGCGCCCTCGAACGGCTCCGGGAATCCCTCGGCTGGGACGCCACGCGCACGCTCGCCATGGGCGACGGCCGCAACGACGTCGAGATGCTCGCCTGGGCCGCCCGCGGCGTCGCCATGGGTCAGGCCCCCGAAGAGGTCCGGGCCGTGGCGGACGAGATCACCGCTTCGGTGGACGACGACGGCGCCGCACGCGTCCTGCGTTCCCTCCTCGCGTAA
- a CDS encoding DUF3592 domain-containing protein, whose amino-acid sequence MAGNGPKARTATSGAGARGAGAKVKGWLSGAVFFAVLLVGPAFAVAGFVMVAQDEDLLAHGTRTPGVVVAIDDGKKASNRQITAAYSADGPASPDGSTVYPEEASGTLTVRALIPTERHPAEGEQVTVVYEPGNPSDAVVEGYETWGIFFRGVGLFVTSLLLIPVVLVFLVKGIRRRRRRRLRKKSPALQTFPAAEAQGDDRKYREK is encoded by the coding sequence ATGGCGGGGAACGGACCGAAGGCCCGGACGGCGACGAGCGGCGCCGGGGCCCGGGGCGCTGGGGCCAAGGTCAAGGGGTGGCTCTCCGGCGCGGTGTTCTTCGCGGTCCTCCTGGTCGGGCCGGCGTTCGCGGTGGCCGGCTTCGTGATGGTGGCCCAGGACGAGGACCTCCTCGCCCACGGGACCCGGACGCCCGGCGTCGTCGTCGCCATCGACGACGGAAAGAAGGCGAGCAACCGCCAGATCACCGCGGCCTACTCTGCCGACGGCCCCGCCTCACCGGACGGCTCGACGGTCTACCCCGAGGAGGCGAGCGGAACCCTGACCGTCCGCGCCCTGATCCCCACCGAACGCCATCCGGCCGAAGGCGAGCAGGTGACCGTGGTCTACGAGCCCGGCAACCCGTCCGACGCCGTCGTGGAGGGGTACGAGACCTGGGGGATCTTCTTCCGGGGCGTGGGCCTGTTCGTGACGTCCCTGCTGCTGATCCCGGTGGTGCTGGTGTTCCTGGTGAAGGGGATCCGGCGTCGCCGCCGCCGGCGCCTGCGAAAGAAATCCCCGGCTTTACAGACTTTCCCCGCCGCCGAAGCGCAGGGGGATGACCGTAAGTACCGGGAAAAGTAG
- the serS gene encoding serine--tRNA ligase — MIDVKELIENPEKFRASQRARGADESLVDQLVAADATRRSALTRYENLRAEQNAFGKRVAQAKGEEKQALLAEVKELAANVKAAAAEADAAQTTQDELLRVIPNLVLDGVPEGGEDDYVVVKTVGEPREFTDFEPRDHLEIGELIGAIDMERGAKVSGSRFYFLKGVGARLEMALLQMAMDQAIANGFVPMITPTLVRPETMQGTGFDVKHDAEIYRLAEDDLYLVGTSEVALAGYHGDEILDLSDGPIRYAGQSSCYRREAGSHGKDTRGIIRVHQFNKVEMFIYTTQEEAAAEHERLLAWEEEMLAKCELPYRVIDTAAGDLGSSAARKFDCEAWVPTQGAYRELTSTSNCTGYQARRLNIRERVFSEDGTPKGTRAVATLNGTLATTRWIVAILEHHQNADGSVTVPAALRPYLGGLEVFPVL; from the coding sequence GTGATCGACGTTAAAGAACTCATTGAGAATCCTGAGAAGTTCCGGGCCAGCCAGCGTGCGCGTGGTGCGGACGAGTCTCTGGTGGACCAGCTGGTCGCCGCGGATGCCACACGTCGGTCCGCCCTGACCCGGTACGAAAACCTCCGCGCCGAACAGAACGCGTTCGGCAAGCGGGTGGCCCAGGCGAAGGGCGAGGAGAAGCAGGCGCTCCTGGCCGAGGTCAAGGAGCTGGCGGCCAACGTCAAGGCCGCGGCCGCCGAGGCCGACGCGGCTCAGACCACGCAGGACGAGCTGCTCCGCGTGATCCCCAACCTCGTGCTGGACGGCGTTCCGGAAGGCGGCGAGGACGATTACGTGGTCGTGAAGACCGTGGGCGAGCCGCGTGAGTTCACCGATTTCGAACCCCGCGACCACCTGGAGATCGGCGAACTGATCGGCGCCATCGACATGGAACGCGGCGCCAAGGTCTCCGGTTCGCGCTTCTACTTCCTCAAGGGTGTGGGCGCCCGCCTGGAGATGGCGCTGCTGCAGATGGCCATGGACCAGGCGATCGCCAACGGCTTCGTCCCGATGATCACCCCCACGCTCGTGCGTCCGGAGACCATGCAGGGCACCGGCTTCGACGTGAAGCACGACGCCGAGATCTACCGCCTCGCCGAGGACGACCTCTACCTGGTGGGCACCTCCGAGGTGGCCCTGGCCGGCTACCACGGGGACGAGATCCTGGACCTGTCCGACGGTCCCATCCGCTACGCGGGCCAGAGCTCCTGCTACCGCCGCGAGGCCGGTTCGCACGGCAAGGACACCCGCGGCATCATCCGCGTCCACCAGTTCAACAAGGTGGAGATGTTCATCTACACGACCCAGGAGGAGGCGGCCGCCGAGCATGAGCGCCTGCTGGCCTGGGAAGAGGAGATGCTGGCCAAGTGCGAGCTCCCGTACCGCGTGATCGACACGGCCGCCGGTGATCTGGGATCCTCCGCCGCACGGAAGTTCGACTGCGAGGCCTGGGTCCCCACGCAGGGCGCCTACCGCGAGCTGACCTCCACCTCCAACTGCACCGGCTACCAGGCCCGCCGCCTGAACATCCGCGAGCGGGTGTTCTCGGAGGACGGGACGCCCAAGGGCACGCGCGCCGTCGCGACCCTGAACGGCACCCTGGCCACGACCCGCTGGATCGTCGCCATCCTGGAGCACCACCAGAACGCGGACGGCTCCGTCACGGTCCCGGCCGCGCTCCGTCCGTACCTGGGCGGCCTCGAGGTGTTCCCGGTTCTCTAG
- a CDS encoding diacylglycerol/lipid kinase family protein, with product MGKTGQYVLFAGGAAAFTASAVAGWWGARRLKAIHRRSAVAGPVSAPISGPQRIAVVINPVKNNAAGAREQIRHAIQTAGWPEPVFLETTVEDPGYGQARTALEEGYDAVLAAGGDGTVRAVAEVLAGSGMPLGLIPLGTGNLLARNLQMNVTDLRGCVGAALFGWERRIDTATAELQNAVDGTVTRHGFLVMAGIGMDAEVLVDTRDDLKKTIGWMAYTAAGLRHLSGRRKAVTISLDGAHPQKRKIRSILFANCGLVPGGLDFLPDAMVDDGLLDAVVISPRSVAGWILMYLKVLFKHNGVLPIMRSYAVNRMTVWSPEPMETQLDGDPSGPATRISVEIWPQSLSVRVRPEQ from the coding sequence ATGGGGAAGACTGGTCAGTACGTTCTCTTCGCGGGTGGCGCAGCCGCTTTCACCGCGTCCGCCGTGGCCGGATGGTGGGGCGCCCGGCGCCTCAAAGCGATCCATCGCCGCAGCGCGGTGGCCGGCCCCGTGAGCGCGCCGATCAGCGGCCCGCAGCGGATCGCCGTCGTGATCAATCCGGTGAAGAACAACGCCGCCGGCGCCCGCGAACAGATCCGTCACGCCATCCAGACCGCGGGCTGGCCCGAGCCCGTCTTCCTGGAGACGACTGTGGAGGATCCCGGCTACGGCCAGGCGCGGACCGCCCTCGAGGAGGGGTACGACGCCGTGCTCGCAGCGGGCGGCGACGGCACCGTCCGGGCGGTCGCCGAAGTCCTGGCCGGCAGCGGCATGCCGCTCGGGCTCATCCCGCTCGGCACAGGAAACCTTCTGGCCCGGAACCTCCAGATGAACGTCACCGACCTGCGTGGCTGCGTCGGCGCGGCACTGTTCGGCTGGGAACGGCGGATCGACACCGCGACGGCGGAACTCCAGAACGCCGTCGACGGCACCGTCACGCGGCACGGGTTCCTGGTGATGGCGGGGATCGGCATGGACGCCGAGGTGCTCGTCGACACCCGGGACGACCTCAAGAAGACCATCGGATGGATGGCCTACACCGCCGCGGGCCTGCGCCATCTGAGCGGGCGGCGCAAGGCGGTCACGATCAGCCTCGACGGCGCGCACCCTCAGAAGCGCAAGATCCGCAGCATCCTCTTCGCCAACTGCGGCCTGGTCCCGGGCGGTCTCGACTTCCTGCCCGACGCCATGGTCGACGACGGTCTGCTCGACGCCGTCGTGATCAGCCCGCGCAGTGTGGCCGGCTGGATCCTCATGTATCTGAAGGTGCTGTTCAAGCACAACGGAGTCCTGCCGATCATGCGCTCCTACGCCGTGAACCGGATGACGGTGTGGAGCCCGGAACCGATGGAGACACAGCTCGACGGCGATCCGTCCGGGCCCGCCACCCGCATCAGCGTGGAGATCTGGCCGCAGTCCCTGTCCGTGCGAGTGCGCCCGGAACAGTGA